A DNA window from Macaca fascicularis isolate 582-1 chromosome 18, T2T-MFA8v1.1 contains the following coding sequences:
- the LIPG gene encoding endothelial lipase isoform X3, producing MFEGADIHKRLSPDDADFVDVLHTYTRSFGLSIGIQMPVGHIDIYPNGGDFQPGCGLNDVLGSMAYGTITEVVKCEHERAVHLFVDSLVNQDKPSFAFQCTDSNRFKKGICLSCRKNRCNSIGYNAKKMRNKRNSKMYLKTRAGMPFRVYHYQMKIHVFSYKNMGEIEPTFYVTLYGTNADSQTLPLEIVERIEQNATNTFLVYTEEDLGDLLKIQLTWEGASQSWYNLWKELRSYLSQPHNPRRELNIRRIRVKSGETQRKLTFCAEDPENTSISPGRELWFRKCRDGWRMKNETSPTVELP from the exons ATGTTTGAAGGGGCTGACATCCACAAGAGGCTCTCTCCTGACGATGCAGATTTTGTGGATGTCCTCCACACCTACACGCGTTCCTTTGGCTTGAGCATTGGTATTCAGATGCCTGTGGGCCACATTGACATCTACCCCAATGGGGGTGACTTCCAGCCAGGCTGTGGACTCAACGATGTCTTGGGATCAATGGCATATGGAA CAATCACAGAGGTGGTAAAATGTGAGCATGAGCGGGCCGTCCACCTCTTTGTTGACTCTCTGGTGAATCAAGACAAGCCAAGCTTTGCCTTCCAGTGCACTGACTCCAATCGCTTCAAGAAGGGGATCTGTCTGAGCTGCCGCAAGAACCGTTGTAATAGCATTGGCTACAATGCCAAGAAAATGAGGAACAAGAGGAACAGCAAAATGTATCTAAAAACCCGGGCAGGCATGCCTTTCAGAG TTTACCATTATCAGATGAAAATCCATGTCTTCAGTTACAAGAACATGGGAGAAATTGAGCCCACCTTTTATGTTACCCTTTATGGCACTAATGCAGATTCCCAGACTCTGCCCCTGGAAAT AGTGGAGCGGATCGAGCAGAATGCCACCAACACCTTCCTGGTCTACACCGAGGAGGACTTGGGAGACCTCTTGAAAATCCAGCTCACCTGGGAGGGGGCCTCTCAGTCTTGGTACAACCTGTGGAAGGAGCTTCGCAGCTACCTGTCTCAACCCCACAATCCCAGACGGGAGCTGAATATCAGGCGCATCCGGGTGAAGTCTGGGGAAACCCAGCGGAA ACTGACATTTTGTGCAGAAGACCCTGAGAACACCAGCATATCCCCAGGCCGGGAGCTCTGGTTTCGCAAGTGTCGGGATGGCTGGAGGATGAAAAATGAAACCAG TCCCACTGTGGAGCTTCCCTGA